In Pyrus communis chromosome 8, drPyrComm1.1, whole genome shotgun sequence, one genomic interval encodes:
- the LOC137742934 gene encoding E3 ubiquitin-protein ligase BIG BROTHER-like, whose amino-acid sequence MSWDPNMEVHYTYTSCPYSSAGSFMEYFEGLTYEHVNFIFSGDLHAQESAYPTMNTNYYKFGLSEPGNTSSYDLGFSHAYEINGPDPRSGEQRRHLQSASTMTNEQNVAVNSEWEGNANTSTPNNPIECPRRHQNSHDHQVIWQDNIDPDSMSYEELLELGEAVGTQSRGLSQDQISLLPISKYKCSFFLRKKSRDERCVICQMEYKRGDRRIVLPCKHLYHAGCGTRWLSINKATFFKSMIHVMIHLSNEALLAEPVNYPWMYPIERLLGELNNSVWNRAKPEGSIVEAWIARGPEIKIPIDSIMIDLRDLPRYNATEHANDEVHTPTNAEEWEFESDDSDDLYSSSYED is encoded by the exons ATGAGTTGGGACCCAAACATGGAAGTTCATTACACCTACACCAGCTGTCCTTATAGCTCAGCGGGTAGCTTTATGGAGTATTTTGAGGGTCTTACCTATGAACATGTGAACTTTATTTTTTCAGGCGATTTGCATGCTCAG GAGAGTGCTTACCCAACAATGAATACAAATTATTACAAGTTTGGGTTATCGGAACCTGGGAATACTTCATCCTATGATCTTGGGTTTAGTCATGCTTATGAGATCAATGGTCCTGACCCAAGAAGTGGTGAACAAAGAAGGCATTTGCAGAGTGCTTCAACGATGACTAATGAACAGAATGTGGCAGTGAACTCAGAATGGGAAGGAAATGCAAATACTTCTACACCCAACAACCCCATAGAAT GCCCACGGAGACATCAAAATTCCCATGATCATCAG GTTATTTGGCAAGACAACATTGATCCTGACAGCATGAGTTACGAG GAATTACTTGAGTTAGGTGAGGCAGTTGGAACTCAAAGTCGAGGTCTCTCCCAAGATCAGATCTCCTTGCTTCCAATCTCAAAGTACAAATGCAGCTTTTTCTTGAGAAAGAAATCACGAGACGAGAG ATGTGTGATTTGCCAGATGGAATATAAACGAGGGGACCGGCGGATTGTTCTACCGTGCAAACACCTCTATCATGCTGGTTGTGGGACCAGATGGCTAAGCATCAACAAGGcaa CTTTCTTCAAAAGTATGATCCATGTGATGATTCACTTGTCGAATGAGGCACTTCTAGCCGAACCCGTCAACTATCCATGGATGTATCCGATAGAAAG ACTACTGGGTGAATTAAACAATAGTGTATGGAACAGGGCAAAGCCCGAAGGATCAATCGTGGAGGCATGG ATAGCCAGAGGTCCTGAAATCAAAATACCGATCGACTCCATTATGATTGATCTTAGGGATCTACCGCGATACAATGCAACCGAGCACGCAAACGACGAAGTTCACACGCCTACAAACGCTGAGGAATGGGAGTTTGAATCTGACGATAGTGATGATCTTTATTCTAGTTCATATGAGGATTAA
- the LOC137741599 gene encoding xanthine dehydrogenase 1-like isoform X2, with translation MNRREFDWKHAKEIGGRKRKLKESLARSHGSQCGYCTPGFIMSIYALLRSSQKPPNEEQIEECLAGNLCRCTGYRPIVDAFRVFAKTNDTPYINTSSLSSEGGEFVCPSTGKPCSCGLKSESSCTTHESGTHGERYAPVSYSEIDGSTYTDKEFIFPPELLLRKSTYLSLTGFGGLKWFQPLSLKQVLGLKEKYPDAKLLVGNTEVGIEMRLKKIQYKVLIFVTNVPELSKLTVKDDGIEIGSAVRLSELLKVLRTVITERAAHETSACKAFVEQLKWFAGVQIRNVASVGGNICTASPISDLNPLWMASRAKFQIIDCKGNIRMTLAENFFLGYRKVDLASGEILLSVFLPWTRSFEYVKEYKQAHRRDDDIAIVNAGIRVHLEDRDGWVVSDASIAYGGVAPLSLSAKRTKNFLIGKSWNQEMLQGALKVLQEDVLLKDDAPGGMVEFRRSLSVSFFFKFFLWVSHQMEGKQCIKESVPLSHLSAVQSFHRPPVIGFQDYELIKRGTAVGSPEVHLSARLQVTGEAEYADDTPLPPNCLHAALILSRKPHARICSIDDSGAKLSPGFAGIYLAKNVPADNNIGPVVEDEELFASEFVTCVGQVIGVVVADTHENAKLAARKVHVEYEELPAILSIQDAIDAKSFHPNTERCFRKGDVDICFQSSQCDHVIEGEVRVGGQEHFYLEPNSSVVWTVDGGNEVHMISSTQAPQKHQKYVSHVLGLPMSKVVCKTKRIGGGFGGKETRSAFIAAAAAVPAYLLNRPVKITLDRDTDMMITGQRHSFLGKYKVGFTNDGKVVALDLEIYNNAGNSLDLSVSVLERAMFHSDNVYEIPNVRIVGRVCFTNFPSNTAFRGFGGPQGMIIAENWIQRIAAELKKSPEEIKEINFQGEGSILHYGQQLKHCTLGPLWNQLKSSCEFSKARYEVDQFNIQNRWRKRGIAMVPTKFGIAFTSKLMNQAGALVHVYTDGTVLVTHGGVEMGQGLHTKVAQVAASSFNIPLGSVFISETSTDKVPNASPTAASASSDMYGAAVIDACEKIKARMKPIASQQNFSSFAELASACYVERIDLSAHGFYITPEIGFDWTTGKGNPFNYFTYGAAFAEVEIDTLTGDFHTRAANIFLDLGYSLNPAIDVGQIEGAFVQGLGWVALEELKWGDPAHKWISPGCLYTSGPGSYKIPSINDVPFKFSVSLLKGHPNVKAIHSSKAVGEPPFFLASAVFFAIKDAIIAARAEVGSNEWFPLDNPATPERIRMACLDEIIEPLVSTDFRAKLSV, from the exons ATGAATAGGAGGGAGTTTGATTGGAAGCATGCAAAAGAAATTGGAGGGAGAAAAAGGAAACTTAAG GAATCATTGGCACGATCTCATGGTTCACAATGTGGATATTGCACCCCCGGTTTTATTATGTCCATCTATGCCTTGTTAAGGTCAAGTCAGAAACCACCTAATGAGGAGCAGATTGAAGAATGTCTTGCAGGAAATTTGTGTAGATGCACAGGTTACAGGCCAATTGTTGATGCTTTTCGTGTCTTTGCCAAAACAAATGATACACCATACATTAATACATCTTCACTAAGCTCCGAAGGAGGTGAGTTTGTGTGCCCTTCGACTGGAAAGCCCTGTTCATGTGGATTGAAAAGTGAAAGTTCATGCACCACTCATGAAAGTGGTACTCATGGTGAGAGGTATGCACCTGTCTCGTACAGTGAAATTGATGGAAGCACATACACAGACAAGGAGTTTATTTTTCCTCCTGAGCTATTATTGAGAAAATCGACTTATTTGAGTTTGACTGGTTTTGGTGGATTAAAGTGGTTCCAACCGTTGAGTCTTAAACAAGTGCTAGGATTGAAGGAAAAATACCCTGATGCAAAATTATTGGTAGGCAATACTGAGGTGGGAATTGAAATGAGgttgaaaaaaattcaatataagGTTTTGATTTTCGTTACAAATGTACCTGAACTCAGTAAATTGACTGTGAAGGATGATGGCATAGAGATAGGTTCAGCAGTAAGACTTTCTGAACTACTTAAAGTTCTAAGAACGGTCATAACAGAACGCGCAGCTCATGAAACTTCTGCTTGTAAGGCCTTTGTTGAACAATTAAAATGGTTTGCTGGGGTGCAGATAAGAAATGTTGCGTCTGTGGGTGGAAATATCTGTACAGCCAGTCCAATATCAGACTTGAACCCTCTTTGGATGGCCTCTAGAGCGAAATTTCAGATTATTGATTGCAAAGGGAATATTAGAATGACACTGGCGGAGAACTTTTTCTTGGGTTACCGAAAGGTGGATCTGGCCAGTGGTGAAATTTTACTCTCTGTATTTTTACCTTGGACTAGGTCCTTCGAGTATGTGAAAGAGTATAAGCAAGCTCACAGAAGGGACGATGATATTGCAATTGTGAATGCTGGGATTCGTGTTCATCTGGAGGACAGAGATGGCTGGGTTGTGTCTGATGCGTCCATTGCTTATGGTGGAGTTGCTCCACTCTCTCTTTCTGCAAAAAGAACGAAAAATTTTCTCATTGGGAAGAGTTGGAACCAGGAGATGTTGCAGGGTGCCTTGAAAGTCCTGCAAGAAGATGTATTGCTCAAGGATGATGCTCCTGGTGGAATGGTGGAGTTTCGTAGATCATTGAGTGTtagctttttcttcaaattttttctttGGGTTTCTCATCAAATGGAAGGGAAGCAATGCATTAAAGAGAGTGTACCATTATCTCATCTTTCTGCTGTACAATCGTTTCACCGGCCACCTGTTATAGGATTTCAAGATTATGAACTTATAAAACGTGGGACAGCTGTTGGGTCTCCCGAGGTTCATTTATCAGCAAGACTTCAG GTTACAGGAGAAGCGGAATATGCTGATGACACACCATTGCCTCCTAATTGTTTACACGCTGCTTTAATACTCAGCAGAAAGCCTCACGCTCGTATATGTTCAATCGATGATTCTGGAGCAAAGTTATCACCTGGGTTTGCAGGCATATATTTAGCAAAGAACGTTCCAGCTGATAATAACATTGGACCAGTTGTTGAAGACGAGGAACTATTTGCTTCAGAATTTGTCACTTGTGTAGGTCAG GTTATAGGAGTGGTAGTTGCTGATACACATGAGAATGCAAAACTAGCAGCGAGGAAGGTTCATGTTGAGTATGAAGAGCTACCAGCCATCTTATCAATACAGGATGCCATTGATGCCAAAAGTTTCCATCCGAATACGGAGAGGTGTTTTAGGAAAGGGGATGTGGATATTTGCTTTCAATCAAGTCAATGTGACCATGTCATAGAGGGGGAAGTTCGAGTCGGCGGACAGGAACACTTCTATTTGGAGCCAAATAGCAGTGTGGTATGGACAGTGGATGGTGGCAATGAAGTTCATATGATCTCATCCACTCAG GCCCCTCAGAAGCACCAGAAATACGTTTCTCATGTTCTTGGTCTTCCAATGTCGAAAGTCGTTTGTAAAACTAAGCGCATTGGTGGTGGTTTTGGCGGCAAGGAGACTAGGTCAGCTTTCATTGCTGCTGCAGCCGCGGTTCCAGCATATCTGTTAAATCGTCCAGTTAAAATTACATTAGACCGTGATACAGATATGATGATAACTGGACAACGCCATAGCTTTCTCGGAAAGTACAAG GTTGGATTTACAAATGACGGCAAGGTGGTGGCACTGGATCTTGAAATCTACAATAATGCTGGAAATTCGCTAGATTTGTCTGTTTCCGTACTTGAACGTGCTATGTTTCACTCAGATAACGTCTATGAGATTCCAAATGTGAGGATTGTAGGAAGGGTTTGCTTCACTAACTTTCCAAGTAACACTGCTTTTCGAGGATTTGGTGGTCCTCAAGGTATGATTATTGCGGAAAATTGGATTCAGAGGATTGCTGCAGAACTCAAAAAAAGCCCAGAAGAGATAAAA GAAATTAATTTTCAAGGTGAAGGATCAATATTACATTATGGTCAACAACTTAAACACTGCACATTGGGTCCGCTCTGGAATCAACTGAAGTCGTCTTGTGAATTTTCAAAGGCTCGCTACGAAGTTGACCAATTTAATATTCAAAATCGGTGGCGGAAGCGTGGTATTGCCATGGTTCCAACAAAATTTGGCATAGCCTTTACGTCAAAGCTTATGAACCAG GCAGGTGCTCTTGTTCATGTCTACACAGACGGAACTGTTTTAGTCACACATGGAGGTGTAGAGATGGGGCAAGGTTTACATACAAAAGTTGCTCAGGTCGCTGCTTCCTCCTTCAATATCCCTCTCGGTTCTGTCTTTATTTCGGAGACAAGTACTGACAAG GTTCCTAATGCATCGCCAACAGCAGCTTCTGCAAGTTCTGACATGTATGGAGCTGCAGTTATAGATGCATGTGAGAAAATTAAGGCACGTATGAAGCCTATTGCTTCACAGCAAAATTTCAGCTCTTTTGCCGAG CTGGCAAGTGCATGCTATGTGGAACGGATAGATCTTTCTGCTCATGGGTTTTACATTACACCGGAAATCGGCTTTGATTGGACAACTGGTAAAGGGAACCCATTCAACTACTTCACATATGGGGCTGCTTTTGCTGAGGTTGAAATTGATACATTGACTGGAGATTTTCACACTAGAGCGGCTAACATATTCTTGGATCTTGGTTACTCTCTCAACCCCGCAATTGATGTTGGGCAg ATTGAAGGAGCATTTGTACAAGGTTTGGGATGGGTAGCTCTAGAAGAACTAAAGTGGGGCGATCCTGCTCATAAATGGATCTCACCCGGTTGCCTCTACACATCTGGGCCGGGAAGTTACAAGATTCCTTCCATTAATGATGTCCCCTTCAAATTCAGCGTTTCACTTCTGAAG GGCCATCCAAATGTGAAGGCCATCCACTCATCTAAAGCTGTTGGTGAGCCACCATTTTTCTTGGCATCAGCCGTCTTCTTCGCCATCAAAGACGCCATAATAGCTGCAAGAGCAGAAGTAGGGTCTAATGAGTGGTTTCCACTTGATAATCCCGCGACACCTGAACGGATACGGATGGCCTGCTTAGACGAAATTATTGAACCACTTGTAAGCACAGATTTCCGCGCCAAGCTTAGCGTTTGA
- the LOC137741599 gene encoding xanthine dehydrogenase 1-like isoform X1 → MGSLKKEEEGLEQSGEDSKEAILYVNGVRRVLPDGLAHLTLLEYLRDIGLTGTKLGCGEGGCGACTVMVSHYDKELKKSFHYAVNACLAPLYSVEGMHVITVEGLGSHKQGLHPIQESLARSHGSQCGYCTPGFIMSIYALLRSSQKPPNEEQIEECLAGNLCRCTGYRPIVDAFRVFAKTNDTPYINTSSLSSEGGEFVCPSTGKPCSCGLKSESSCTTHESGTHGERYAPVSYSEIDGSTYTDKEFIFPPELLLRKSTYLSLTGFGGLKWFQPLSLKQVLGLKEKYPDAKLLVGNTEVGIEMRLKKIQYKVLIFVTNVPELSKLTVKDDGIEIGSAVRLSELLKVLRTVITERAAHETSACKAFVEQLKWFAGVQIRNVASVGGNICTASPISDLNPLWMASRAKFQIIDCKGNIRMTLAENFFLGYRKVDLASGEILLSVFLPWTRSFEYVKEYKQAHRRDDDIAIVNAGIRVHLEDRDGWVVSDASIAYGGVAPLSLSAKRTKNFLIGKSWNQEMLQGALKVLQEDVLLKDDAPGGMVEFRRSLSVSFFFKFFLWVSHQMEGKQCIKESVPLSHLSAVQSFHRPPVIGFQDYELIKRGTAVGSPEVHLSARLQVTGEAEYADDTPLPPNCLHAALILSRKPHARICSIDDSGAKLSPGFAGIYLAKNVPADNNIGPVVEDEELFASEFVTCVGQVIGVVVADTHENAKLAARKVHVEYEELPAILSIQDAIDAKSFHPNTERCFRKGDVDICFQSSQCDHVIEGEVRVGGQEHFYLEPNSSVVWTVDGGNEVHMISSTQAPQKHQKYVSHVLGLPMSKVVCKTKRIGGGFGGKETRSAFIAAAAAVPAYLLNRPVKITLDRDTDMMITGQRHSFLGKYKVGFTNDGKVVALDLEIYNNAGNSLDLSVSVLERAMFHSDNVYEIPNVRIVGRVCFTNFPSNTAFRGFGGPQGMIIAENWIQRIAAELKKSPEEIKEINFQGEGSILHYGQQLKHCTLGPLWNQLKSSCEFSKARYEVDQFNIQNRWRKRGIAMVPTKFGIAFTSKLMNQAGALVHVYTDGTVLVTHGGVEMGQGLHTKVAQVAASSFNIPLGSVFISETSTDKVPNASPTAASASSDMYGAAVIDACEKIKARMKPIASQQNFSSFAELASACYVERIDLSAHGFYITPEIGFDWTTGKGNPFNYFTYGAAFAEVEIDTLTGDFHTRAANIFLDLGYSLNPAIDVGQIEGAFVQGLGWVALEELKWGDPAHKWISPGCLYTSGPGSYKIPSINDVPFKFSVSLLKGHPNVKAIHSSKAVGEPPFFLASAVFFAIKDAIIAARAEVGSNEWFPLDNPATPERIRMACLDEIIEPLVSTDFRAKLSV, encoded by the exons ATGGGATCGTTGAAGAAGGAAGAGGAGGGGCTGGAACAATCGGGGGAGGACTCAAAGGAGGCCATACTGTATGTCAATGGAGTTCGTAGAGTTTTACCTGACGGGTTGGCCCATTTGACCCTTCTCGAGTATCTCAGAG ATATAGGTTTGACGGGGACAAAGCTTGGCTGTGGTGAAGGTGGTTGTGGTGCTTGCACTGTTATGGTTTCGCATTACGACAAAGAACTGAAGAAAAGTTT CCACTATGCCGTCAATGCATGCTTGGCTCCTTTGTATTCTGTAGAAGGGATGCATGTAATTACTGTGGAAGGACTAGGGAGCCACAAGCAGGGCTTGCACCCAATTCAA GAATCATTGGCACGATCTCATGGTTCACAATGTGGATATTGCACCCCCGGTTTTATTATGTCCATCTATGCCTTGTTAAGGTCAAGTCAGAAACCACCTAATGAGGAGCAGATTGAAGAATGTCTTGCAGGAAATTTGTGTAGATGCACAGGTTACAGGCCAATTGTTGATGCTTTTCGTGTCTTTGCCAAAACAAATGATACACCATACATTAATACATCTTCACTAAGCTCCGAAGGAGGTGAGTTTGTGTGCCCTTCGACTGGAAAGCCCTGTTCATGTGGATTGAAAAGTGAAAGTTCATGCACCACTCATGAAAGTGGTACTCATGGTGAGAGGTATGCACCTGTCTCGTACAGTGAAATTGATGGAAGCACATACACAGACAAGGAGTTTATTTTTCCTCCTGAGCTATTATTGAGAAAATCGACTTATTTGAGTTTGACTGGTTTTGGTGGATTAAAGTGGTTCCAACCGTTGAGTCTTAAACAAGTGCTAGGATTGAAGGAAAAATACCCTGATGCAAAATTATTGGTAGGCAATACTGAGGTGGGAATTGAAATGAGgttgaaaaaaattcaatataagGTTTTGATTTTCGTTACAAATGTACCTGAACTCAGTAAATTGACTGTGAAGGATGATGGCATAGAGATAGGTTCAGCAGTAAGACTTTCTGAACTACTTAAAGTTCTAAGAACGGTCATAACAGAACGCGCAGCTCATGAAACTTCTGCTTGTAAGGCCTTTGTTGAACAATTAAAATGGTTTGCTGGGGTGCAGATAAGAAATGTTGCGTCTGTGGGTGGAAATATCTGTACAGCCAGTCCAATATCAGACTTGAACCCTCTTTGGATGGCCTCTAGAGCGAAATTTCAGATTATTGATTGCAAAGGGAATATTAGAATGACACTGGCGGAGAACTTTTTCTTGGGTTACCGAAAGGTGGATCTGGCCAGTGGTGAAATTTTACTCTCTGTATTTTTACCTTGGACTAGGTCCTTCGAGTATGTGAAAGAGTATAAGCAAGCTCACAGAAGGGACGATGATATTGCAATTGTGAATGCTGGGATTCGTGTTCATCTGGAGGACAGAGATGGCTGGGTTGTGTCTGATGCGTCCATTGCTTATGGTGGAGTTGCTCCACTCTCTCTTTCTGCAAAAAGAACGAAAAATTTTCTCATTGGGAAGAGTTGGAACCAGGAGATGTTGCAGGGTGCCTTGAAAGTCCTGCAAGAAGATGTATTGCTCAAGGATGATGCTCCTGGTGGAATGGTGGAGTTTCGTAGATCATTGAGTGTtagctttttcttcaaattttttctttGGGTTTCTCATCAAATGGAAGGGAAGCAATGCATTAAAGAGAGTGTACCATTATCTCATCTTTCTGCTGTACAATCGTTTCACCGGCCACCTGTTATAGGATTTCAAGATTATGAACTTATAAAACGTGGGACAGCTGTTGGGTCTCCCGAGGTTCATTTATCAGCAAGACTTCAG GTTACAGGAGAAGCGGAATATGCTGATGACACACCATTGCCTCCTAATTGTTTACACGCTGCTTTAATACTCAGCAGAAAGCCTCACGCTCGTATATGTTCAATCGATGATTCTGGAGCAAAGTTATCACCTGGGTTTGCAGGCATATATTTAGCAAAGAACGTTCCAGCTGATAATAACATTGGACCAGTTGTTGAAGACGAGGAACTATTTGCTTCAGAATTTGTCACTTGTGTAGGTCAG GTTATAGGAGTGGTAGTTGCTGATACACATGAGAATGCAAAACTAGCAGCGAGGAAGGTTCATGTTGAGTATGAAGAGCTACCAGCCATCTTATCAATACAGGATGCCATTGATGCCAAAAGTTTCCATCCGAATACGGAGAGGTGTTTTAGGAAAGGGGATGTGGATATTTGCTTTCAATCAAGTCAATGTGACCATGTCATAGAGGGGGAAGTTCGAGTCGGCGGACAGGAACACTTCTATTTGGAGCCAAATAGCAGTGTGGTATGGACAGTGGATGGTGGCAATGAAGTTCATATGATCTCATCCACTCAG GCCCCTCAGAAGCACCAGAAATACGTTTCTCATGTTCTTGGTCTTCCAATGTCGAAAGTCGTTTGTAAAACTAAGCGCATTGGTGGTGGTTTTGGCGGCAAGGAGACTAGGTCAGCTTTCATTGCTGCTGCAGCCGCGGTTCCAGCATATCTGTTAAATCGTCCAGTTAAAATTACATTAGACCGTGATACAGATATGATGATAACTGGACAACGCCATAGCTTTCTCGGAAAGTACAAG GTTGGATTTACAAATGACGGCAAGGTGGTGGCACTGGATCTTGAAATCTACAATAATGCTGGAAATTCGCTAGATTTGTCTGTTTCCGTACTTGAACGTGCTATGTTTCACTCAGATAACGTCTATGAGATTCCAAATGTGAGGATTGTAGGAAGGGTTTGCTTCACTAACTTTCCAAGTAACACTGCTTTTCGAGGATTTGGTGGTCCTCAAGGTATGATTATTGCGGAAAATTGGATTCAGAGGATTGCTGCAGAACTCAAAAAAAGCCCAGAAGAGATAAAA GAAATTAATTTTCAAGGTGAAGGATCAATATTACATTATGGTCAACAACTTAAACACTGCACATTGGGTCCGCTCTGGAATCAACTGAAGTCGTCTTGTGAATTTTCAAAGGCTCGCTACGAAGTTGACCAATTTAATATTCAAAATCGGTGGCGGAAGCGTGGTATTGCCATGGTTCCAACAAAATTTGGCATAGCCTTTACGTCAAAGCTTATGAACCAG GCAGGTGCTCTTGTTCATGTCTACACAGACGGAACTGTTTTAGTCACACATGGAGGTGTAGAGATGGGGCAAGGTTTACATACAAAAGTTGCTCAGGTCGCTGCTTCCTCCTTCAATATCCCTCTCGGTTCTGTCTTTATTTCGGAGACAAGTACTGACAAG GTTCCTAATGCATCGCCAACAGCAGCTTCTGCAAGTTCTGACATGTATGGAGCTGCAGTTATAGATGCATGTGAGAAAATTAAGGCACGTATGAAGCCTATTGCTTCACAGCAAAATTTCAGCTCTTTTGCCGAG CTGGCAAGTGCATGCTATGTGGAACGGATAGATCTTTCTGCTCATGGGTTTTACATTACACCGGAAATCGGCTTTGATTGGACAACTGGTAAAGGGAACCCATTCAACTACTTCACATATGGGGCTGCTTTTGCTGAGGTTGAAATTGATACATTGACTGGAGATTTTCACACTAGAGCGGCTAACATATTCTTGGATCTTGGTTACTCTCTCAACCCCGCAATTGATGTTGGGCAg ATTGAAGGAGCATTTGTACAAGGTTTGGGATGGGTAGCTCTAGAAGAACTAAAGTGGGGCGATCCTGCTCATAAATGGATCTCACCCGGTTGCCTCTACACATCTGGGCCGGGAAGTTACAAGATTCCTTCCATTAATGATGTCCCCTTCAAATTCAGCGTTTCACTTCTGAAG GGCCATCCAAATGTGAAGGCCATCCACTCATCTAAAGCTGTTGGTGAGCCACCATTTTTCTTGGCATCAGCCGTCTTCTTCGCCATCAAAGACGCCATAATAGCTGCAAGAGCAGAAGTAGGGTCTAATGAGTGGTTTCCACTTGATAATCCCGCGACACCTGAACGGATACGGATGGCCTGCTTAGACGAAATTATTGAACCACTTGTAAGCACAGATTTCCGCGCCAAGCTTAGCGTTTGA